One stretch of Pseudoramibacter sp. DNA includes these proteins:
- a CDS encoding ParA family protein gives MKVISFFNLKGGCGKTTSAINLGYLLAQDLAKENKKLLLVDCDMQANLTGSLMDADYDRPCIYHLMTGDKPLKDTIFHLKDNVDIIPSSLLMATIDPRLSAMVGREFILKRRLKEVADDYAYCLIDCSPSFSVVTTNALVMTDKIFIPVQTEYYAVDGVHLLQETLQYVNESLGVEKEISIIFATMHDARNNINQLQYENLEHAFGDKFMRQTIRKNVALVESPVFKQSIFEYKPKANGAKDYKALYDEIKAKGGF, from the coding sequence ATGAAAGTGATCAGTTTCTTTAATTTAAAGGGAGGATGCGGCAAAACGACCTCCGCCATCAATCTGGGCTATCTCCTCGCGCAGGACCTGGCGAAGGAAAACAAGAAGCTCCTCCTCGTCGACTGCGACATGCAGGCCAATCTGACCGGCTCCCTCATGGACGCCGACTACGACCGGCCGTGCATTTACCATTTGATGACTGGGGACAAGCCCTTGAAAGACACGATCTTTCATCTCAAGGACAATGTGGACATCATCCCGTCGAGCCTTTTGATGGCGACAATCGACCCGAGGCTTTCGGCCATGGTGGGCCGGGAATTCATTTTGAAGCGCCGGCTCAAGGAAGTGGCGGACGACTACGCCTACTGTCTCATCGACTGTTCGCCGTCGTTCTCGGTGGTGACGACCAACGCCCTGGTGATGACGGACAAGATCTTCATCCCAGTGCAGACGGAGTACTACGCCGTCGATGGGGTGCATCTGCTCCAGGAAACCCTGCAGTACGTCAACGAGTCGCTCGGGGTCGAAAAGGAGATTTCCATCATCTTTGCGACGATGCACGATGCGCGCAACAACATCAACCAGCTCCAGTACGAAAATCTGGAACACGCTTTCGGGGACAAGTTCATGCGCCAGACGATCCGCAAAAATGTCGCGCTGGTGGAATCGCCGGTGTTTAAGCAGTCTATTTTCGAGTACAAGCCCAAAGCCAACGGCGCGAAAGATTACAAGGCCTTGTACGATGAAATCAAAGCCAAAGGGGGATTTTAA
- a CDS encoding polysaccharide deacetylase family protein, with protein MLIFCAAFISAWPVRAADADSYAAFCQATGGTLTQTDFVDEPRGKLTPGSVPGTDKESSKKIVYLTFDDGPSENTEAILEILKRNHIHGTFFVTNMYSQYQHLIRKAYNEGNTIGLHTASHKYEIYRSEQAYFDDLNQIAQVVKSEIGFVPAYVRFPGGSSNTVSRNYAQGIMGKLASDLNAKGYQYYDWNADSTDAAHSEDNVDDLVAHATACNDNNVVLLCHDAPHKGTTVQALQRIIDNYRSRGYTFKPISWKSYAPHQPIAN; from the coding sequence GTGCTTATTTTTTGCGCCGCATTCATATCCGCCTGGCCTGTCCGCGCGGCCGACGCCGACAGCTACGCCGCGTTCTGCCAGGCGACCGGCGGAACTTTGACCCAGACCGATTTCGTCGACGAACCCCGGGGCAAGCTGACCCCCGGCAGCGTGCCGGGAACGGACAAAGAGTCGTCCAAAAAAATCGTCTACCTGACTTTTGACGACGGCCCTTCGGAAAACACCGAAGCGATTCTGGAAATCCTCAAACGAAATCACATCCATGGGACGTTTTTCGTCACGAACATGTATTCCCAGTATCAGCATCTGATCCGCAAAGCCTACAACGAAGGCAACACCATCGGCCTGCACACCGCCTCTCACAAATACGAAATCTACCGTTCGGAACAGGCGTATTTTGACGATCTGAACCAGATCGCCCAGGTGGTGAAGTCGGAAATCGGCTTTGTCCCGGCCTACGTCCGCTTCCCCGGCGGCTCGTCCAACACCGTCTCCCGGAATTACGCCCAGGGGATCATGGGCAAGCTCGCCTCGGATCTCAACGCCAAGGGCTACCAGTATTACGACTGGAACGCCGATTCCACCGACGCAGCCCACAGCGAAGACAACGTGGACGATCTCGTAGCCCACGCCACCGCCTGCAATGACAACAACGTGGTGCTCCTGTGCCATGACGCGCCTCATAAGGGCACGACGGTTCAGGCCCTTCAGCGCATCATCGACAACTACCGCTCCCGGGGCTACACCTTTAAACCGATTTCCTGGAAATCCTACGCCCCCCATCAGCCCATTGCCAATTAA
- a CDS encoding nitroreductase family protein, with amino-acid sequence MNALFTRHSVRQYADRPVEEEKIETLIKAAMAAPTAGNQQEWEFVVVTDPEVKKQAAAASPYAGCAAKAGVLIVPVGDPTTCRFPDCFDADMSAAMENILLEAVHLDLGGVWLAIAPFEDRIQNLQKALDIPENVVPFAIASIGYPAQPNREDGRDYDFSKVHRDRY; translated from the coding sequence ATGAACGCATTATTTACCCGACACTCGGTCCGGCAGTACGCCGACCGGCCAGTTGAAGAAGAAAAAATTGAAACCCTGATCAAGGCCGCTATGGCCGCCCCGACGGCGGGCAACCAGCAGGAATGGGAATTCGTCGTCGTCACCGACCCGGAAGTGAAAAAACAGGCCGCAGCCGCTTCACCCTACGCCGGCTGCGCGGCGAAGGCCGGCGTACTGATCGTGCCCGTTGGGGATCCGACGACGTGCCGCTTCCCGGACTGCTTCGACGCCGACATGAGCGCCGCCATGGAAAACATCCTGCTCGAAGCGGTGCATCTGGATTTGGGCGGCGTGTGGCTTGCCATCGCCCCCTTTGAAGACCGTATTCAAAACCTTCAGAAGGCCCTGGACATTCCGGAAAACGTGGTGCCTTTCGCCATCGCATCCATCGGCTATCCGGCACAGCCCAATCGCGAAGACGGCCGAGATTACGACTTTTCAAAGGTGCATCGGGATCGCTATTAA
- a CDS encoding BMC domain-containing protein, which produces MKNAIGFIEFKSIPIGIESTDQMLKSGNVELVTATPVCPGKYVTIVSGDVGAVRSAVKNGEVVGGIFVIESHVIPNIHQAVFPALMANVDVENVQSIGIIETINAISSIVVADTAVKAANITLVEVRMARGLGGKAFVIMTGEVSPVKQAVAAAENAMREYGVITSTSVIASPHQDVRKLIL; this is translated from the coding sequence TTGAAAAACGCAATAGGATTTATCGAATTTAAAAGCATCCCTATCGGCATCGAATCCACTGACCAAATGCTCAAATCCGGAAATGTTGAGTTGGTGACAGCGACGCCGGTTTGTCCCGGTAAATATGTGACCATCGTTTCTGGAGATGTTGGCGCAGTAAGATCTGCTGTCAAAAATGGTGAAGTTGTCGGTGGGATCTTCGTCATCGAATCCCACGTGATTCCGAACATTCATCAGGCTGTTTTCCCGGCTTTGATGGCAAATGTCGATGTCGAAAACGTGCAGTCGATTGGGATTATCGAAACGATCAATGCCATTTCATCGATTGTCGTAGCGGATACCGCTGTAAAAGCGGCGAATATTACCTTGGTTGAAGTGAGAATGGCCCGCGGGCTCGGCGGCAAGGCCTTCGTCATCATGACCGGCGAAGTGTCTCCTGTCAAACAGGCCGTGGCGGCTGCTGAAAACGCCATGCGCGAATACGGCGTCATCACGAGCACTTCCGTGATCGCATCGCCGCATCAGGATGTGCGCAAGCTGATTCTCTAA
- a CDS encoding vitamin B12-dependent ribonucleotide reductase, with the protein MKHLSQLFTRVFTKSLEGSDQTVYDLFDWQRVDVSLTDYRTGKISFEMHDLEFPKGYSQNACNIIASKYFRKEGVPEGGHESSMRQVADRMVGFWADALRDEGLIATDEQWQIFYDEMVFAFLSQMWAPNSPQWFNTGIRRNYGIDADSDSLYYYDEKAGRVVQSKDRYTRTQSSACFILSIKDQLLGKGSISDHYVSETKLFKGGSGVGSNFSPLRGEGEGLSSGGKSSGMMSFLQGLDRNAGAIKSGGTTRRAAKMVIVDIDHPEIESFINWKAHEEQKVRDLGKMGYDTSMDGEAYQTVSGQNANNSVRLNRDFVEKVMHLDDDPDAEIELTGRVDDRVNRKVPVRKLWREINEAAWACADPGLQFDNLFNDWHTCPAGEDGQVGAKHNRINATNPCSEYAFLDDTACNLASINVYRFAGEDGSYDLTGFTHLVALTQLVLEASIHWGQFPTEEVARKTYQFRTTGLGLANLASLLLSMGLPYDSDEARAVAASLAGIMTGVSYATSALMAEKQGPFPCYSLNAPYMGRVIRNHARVAGARDDAFEELDVAPMTVDHAKLAELGLSDWSGTLKNAWLEAEALGREYGYRNAQVSVIAPTGTISFAMDCGATSIEPFYSHVVLKKLIGGGAMEIVNPVLETGLRHLGYPDDQVQAIMDYILEKDDDGHFLHTDLKSAPYLKPEDLPVFDCAGDIRPEGHVLMVAAITPMISGSVSKTVNLPHSATVEDIAAIHLLAYRSGVKAIATYRDGCKASQPMTTGDHKEHKRALNELRYDELLDLAENGRKVLERKKPKGIRNSRTHAAKIGDIELYITVSFYDNDKISEIFVSTDREGTVVKGLLASLSKSISHMLQYGIDPEDISAMLRGQKYEPSGLVLRHPYIKSASSISDLISKVIDIECGDYSRCQVKPDHHYKRSEFKPTQMEMADLSYADDAEDDDAEQGERLYGEVCPSCGSDRMVRNGTCKVCLDCGSTTGCS; encoded by the coding sequence TTGAAACATCTATCCCAATTATTCACCCGCGTCTTCACGAAGTCCCTCGAAGGCAGCGACCAGACGGTCTACGATCTCTTCGACTGGCAGCGCGTCGACGTCTCCCTGACCGATTACCGGACCGGCAAAATTTCCTTTGAAATGCACGATCTGGAATTCCCGAAGGGCTATTCCCAGAACGCCTGCAACATCATCGCGAGCAAGTATTTCAGAAAAGAAGGGGTGCCCGAAGGCGGCCACGAATCCTCGATGCGCCAGGTGGCTGACCGCATGGTCGGCTTCTGGGCTGACGCCCTCCGGGACGAAGGTCTCATCGCAACCGACGAACAGTGGCAGATCTTCTACGACGAAATGGTCTTCGCCTTCCTGAGCCAGATGTGGGCGCCGAACTCCCCCCAGTGGTTCAACACTGGCATCCGCCGCAACTACGGCATCGATGCGGACTCCGACAGCCTGTACTACTACGACGAAAAGGCGGGCAGGGTCGTGCAGTCCAAAGACCGCTACACGAGAACCCAGTCCTCGGCGTGCTTCATCCTGTCCATCAAAGATCAGCTTTTGGGCAAAGGCTCCATCTCCGACCACTACGTCTCGGAAACCAAGCTGTTTAAGGGCGGCTCCGGGGTCGGATCCAACTTCTCTCCGCTCCGAGGCGAAGGGGAAGGACTGTCCTCCGGGGGCAAATCCTCGGGCATGATGAGCTTCCTCCAGGGGCTCGACCGCAACGCCGGTGCGATCAAATCCGGCGGCACGACCCGCCGCGCGGCGAAGATGGTTATCGTCGACATCGACCATCCGGAAATCGAATCCTTCATCAACTGGAAGGCCCACGAAGAACAGAAGGTCCGGGACCTCGGCAAAATGGGCTACGACACGAGCATGGACGGGGAAGCCTATCAGACGGTCTCCGGCCAGAACGCCAACAACTCGGTGCGCCTGAACCGGGATTTTGTCGAAAAGGTCATGCACCTGGACGACGACCCCGACGCTGAAATCGAACTGACCGGCCGGGTGGATGACCGGGTCAACCGGAAAGTCCCCGTCCGCAAACTGTGGCGGGAAATCAACGAAGCGGCCTGGGCCTGCGCGGACCCGGGGCTCCAGTTCGACAACCTCTTCAACGACTGGCACACCTGTCCCGCCGGCGAAGACGGCCAGGTCGGCGCAAAGCACAACCGCATCAACGCGACGAACCCGTGTTCGGAATACGCCTTTCTCGACGACACCGCCTGCAATTTGGCGTCGATTAACGTCTACCGTTTTGCGGGAGAAGACGGCAGCTACGACCTCACCGGCTTCACCCACCTCGTCGCCCTGACTCAGCTTGTCCTCGAAGCGTCGATCCACTGGGGACAGTTTCCCACCGAAGAAGTGGCCCGCAAAACCTATCAGTTCCGCACGACGGGGCTGGGGCTGGCCAACCTGGCCTCCCTGCTCCTGTCCATGGGGCTGCCCTACGACTCTGACGAAGCCCGGGCCGTTGCCGCGTCTCTCGCCGGCATCATGACCGGGGTGTCCTACGCGACGTCGGCCCTTATGGCGGAAAAACAGGGGCCTTTCCCGTGCTACAGCCTCAACGCGCCCTACATGGGCCGGGTCATCCGCAACCACGCCCGGGTCGCCGGCGCCCGGGACGACGCCTTTGAAGAACTGGACGTCGCGCCCATGACCGTCGATCACGCCAAACTCGCCGAACTGGGGCTGTCCGACTGGTCCGGCACCCTCAAAAACGCCTGGCTTGAAGCCGAAGCCCTCGGCCGGGAATACGGCTACCGCAACGCCCAGGTATCCGTTATCGCCCCGACGGGGACGATTTCCTTCGCCATGGACTGCGGCGCCACATCCATCGAACCGTTTTACAGCCATGTCGTCCTGAAAAAACTCATCGGCGGCGGCGCCATGGAAATCGTGAACCCGGTGCTGGAAACAGGGCTGCGCCATCTGGGCTATCCGGACGATCAGGTCCAGGCCATCATGGATTATATTTTGGAAAAGGACGATGACGGCCATTTCCTCCACACGGATCTCAAGTCGGCGCCCTATCTCAAACCTGAAGATCTGCCGGTTTTCGACTGCGCCGGGGACATCCGCCCCGAAGGCCACGTCCTCATGGTCGCGGCCATCACGCCAATGATTTCAGGCTCGGTGAGCAAAACCGTCAACCTGCCCCACTCAGCCACTGTCGAAGATATTGCGGCCATTCACCTGCTGGCCTACCGCTCCGGAGTCAAGGCCATCGCCACCTACCGGGACGGGTGCAAGGCGTCCCAGCCCATGACCACCGGGGACCACAAGGAACACAAACGCGCCTTGAACGAATTGCGCTACGACGAACTCCTCGACTTGGCAGAAAACGGCCGCAAGGTGCTGGAACGGAAAAAACCCAAGGGCATCCGCAACAGCCGCACCCACGCAGCCAAGATCGGCGACATCGAGCTGTACATCACGGTTTCGTTCTACGACAACGACAAGATCAGCGAAATCTTCGTGTCCACCGACCGGGAGGGCACCGTGGTCAAGGGGCTCCTCGCCTCCCTGTCCAAGTCGATTTCCCACATGCTCCAGTATGGCATCGACCCCGAAGACATTTCGGCGATGCTCCGGGGGCAGAAGTACGAACCTTCGGGCCTGGTACTCCGCCACCCGTACATCAAGAGCGCGTCGTCAATTTCGGACCTGATTTCCAAGGTCATCGATATCGAATGCGGCGACTACTCCCGGTGCCAAGTGAAGCCGGACCATCACTACAAGCGCTCGGAATTCAAGCCAACCCAGATGGAAATGGCGGATCTCAGCTACGCCGATGATGCCGAAGACGATGACGCCGAACAAGGCGAACGCCTCTACGGGGAAGTGTGCCCGTCCTGCGGCTCGGACCGCATGGTCCGAAACGGCACCTGCAAAGTCTGCCTCGACTGCGGCTCCACCACTGGATGCTCCTGA
- a CDS encoding cupin domain-containing protein, which translates to MKLIHEKDCEYRHGDSGPKYFIHGPRLNFGIVRIKPGQVFGPHVHHRMEEDFYVIEGQAAFVIDGVRHDAGPGDFIHMEPGEAHLILNDSDAPCVYTVTTTPFFEEGDKEAVDADWAKAYKK; encoded by the coding sequence ATGAAACTCATTCACGAAAAAGACTGTGAATACCGCCACGGCGACAGCGGGCCCAAGTATTTCATCCACGGGCCGCGGCTGAATTTCGGCATCGTCCGGATCAAGCCGGGACAGGTTTTCGGACCTCACGTCCATCACCGGATGGAAGAAGATTTTTATGTGATCGAAGGGCAGGCCGCCTTTGTGATTGACGGCGTGCGTCATGACGCCGGTCCCGGGGATTTCATCCACATGGAACCCGGGGAAGCCCATTTGATTTTAAACGACAGTGACGCACCCTGCGTCTACACGGTGACGACGACGCCGTTCTTCGAAGAAGGCGACAAGGAAGCCGTCGATGCCGATTGGGCGAAAGCTTACAAGAAATGA
- a CDS encoding aldo/keto reductase yields MQKTEWAQDIPKLGFGLMRLPGTQGGGKVDLDAVTQMVDAFMAAGLRYFDTAYVYDKGGSEETVKTVLVDRYPRESFMLASKLHATIGVNSAAEAKRELEISLERTGAGYFDCYLLHSLMLTNYKKYDEYGLWDFVKEQKAAGKIRHIGFSFHGTPELLEKLLTDHPEAEFVQLQINYADWDNPAVASKACYDIARRHNKPIIVMEPVKGGFLADPPAQVKALLTEANPDASPASWAIRFAASLPGVVTVLSGMSDTDQMRDNLSYMADFKPLSEKEQQVIAKAQAVIAGLDSIACTGCRYCVAGCPKQIRIPDIFSAMNRHLMYGQTENARGYYAKAVAGNGKASDCIACGQCEKACPQHLPIINLLKDCTKVLEAK; encoded by the coding sequence ATGCAGAAAACAGAATGGGCCCAAGACATTCCGAAGCTCGGCTTCGGCCTGATGCGCCTGCCCGGCACCCAGGGCGGCGGGAAAGTGGATCTGGACGCGGTCACGCAAATGGTCGACGCGTTCATGGCCGCGGGGCTGCGGTATTTCGATACCGCCTACGTCTACGACAAGGGCGGTTCGGAAGAGACCGTGAAGACGGTGCTGGTCGACCGCTACCCGAGAGAAAGCTTCATGCTGGCGTCGAAGCTGCACGCCACCATCGGCGTAAACAGCGCGGCAGAAGCAAAACGCGAGCTCGAGATCAGCCTTGAGCGCACCGGCGCCGGGTATTTCGACTGCTACCTGCTCCATTCCCTGATGCTCACCAATTACAAAAAGTACGACGAATACGGCCTGTGGGATTTCGTGAAGGAACAGAAGGCGGCGGGGAAAATCCGCCACATTGGCTTTTCCTTCCACGGCACGCCGGAACTCTTGGAAAAACTCTTGACCGACCACCCCGAAGCGGAATTTGTCCAACTGCAGATCAATTACGCCGACTGGGACAATCCCGCAGTGGCGTCCAAGGCGTGCTACGACATCGCCCGGCGCCACAACAAGCCGATCATCGTCATGGAACCGGTGAAGGGGGGCTTCCTCGCCGATCCGCCGGCTCAGGTGAAGGCCCTGCTCACCGAAGCGAACCCGGACGCGTCGCCGGCGTCCTGGGCGATCCGCTTCGCGGCCTCCCTGCCCGGAGTGGTCACGGTGCTGTCGGGGATGTCGGACACAGATCAGATGCGGGATAATTTGTCTTACATGGCCGATTTCAAGCCCTTAAGTGAAAAAGAACAGCAGGTGATCGCGAAAGCCCAGGCTGTCATTGCCGGCCTCGATTCCATCGCGTGCACCGGCTGCCGCTACTGCGTCGCCGGCTGTCCGAAGCAGATCCGGATTCCCGATATCTTCTCGGCGATGAACCGCCATTTGATGTACGGCCAGACTGAAAACGCCCGGGGCTATTACGCCAAGGCCGTGGCGGGAAACGGCAAGGCCTCGGACTGCATCGCCTGTGGTCAGTGTGAAAAGGCCTGTCCTCAGCATTTGCCCATTATCAACCTGCTTAAAGACTGTACGAAAGTGCTGGAAGCCAAATGA
- the murI gene encoding glutamate racemase: protein MRPAFKNYIGVMDSGLGGISVLQEMTRELPNERYVFFGDSAHAPYGEKSVETVQQLTLSIAEKMAAEGVKAIVIACNTATSAAAGLLRKTFDMPIIGIEPALKPAATSADSHRVLVMATPVTLSLKKYHDLWEKYAGYADCASQPCPGLARRIEQGNLDAPDVIEMLTRFLGPYRGKIDSLVLGCTHYPFVKKQIRQVLGDGVKLYDGGRGTARELRRVLASRHVLRRPEDGPGGVVFKSSIDTPEEIQLYKMFYHMNLEE, encoded by the coding sequence ATGCGCCCGGCATTTAAAAATTACATCGGCGTCATGGATTCGGGGCTCGGCGGCATTTCCGTGCTTCAGGAAATGACCCGGGAGCTGCCCAACGAACGGTATGTGTTTTTCGGCGACTCGGCGCATGCCCCCTACGGCGAAAAATCGGTGGAGACGGTTCAGCAGCTCACGTTGAGCATCGCGGAAAAAATGGCGGCTGAAGGGGTGAAGGCCATTGTCATCGCGTGCAACACGGCGACGAGCGCCGCGGCGGGGCTTTTGCGCAAAACCTTTGACATGCCGATCATCGGCATCGAGCCGGCGCTGAAACCCGCGGCCACGTCGGCAGACAGCCACCGGGTCCTCGTCATGGCGACGCCGGTGACCCTGTCCCTCAAAAAATACCACGATTTATGGGAAAAATACGCCGGCTACGCCGACTGCGCCTCCCAGCCCTGCCCGGGGCTGGCCCGGCGCATCGAACAGGGGAACCTCGACGCGCCGGACGTCATCGAAATGCTGACCCGGTTTCTCGGGCCTTACCGGGGCAAAATCGACAGCCTCGTCCTCGGCTGCACCCACTATCCCTTTGTGAAAAAGCAGATCCGTCAGGTCCTCGGCGACGGGGTCAAGCTGTACGACGGCGGCCGGGGCACGGCCCGGGAACTGCGCCGGGTGCTGGCCAGCCGCCATGTCCTGCGCAGGCCGGAAGACGGCCCCGGCGGGGTCGTGTTTAAGTCGAGCATCGACACCCCCGAAGAGATTCAGCTGTACAAAATGTTCTACCACATGAATTTAGAGGAATGA
- a CDS encoding MSCRAMM family protein produces the protein MTFTKTFGGDVTKADLSNITFTITGPKGFTTQTVKLSGMTKGNDGKYTYTLDNLEWGTYTVKETNSSVNGYTLDKTSHIEGGVTVDAAHLEGDANTINLTDNYSPVHPRVQLFKNEFYNGDLTGNPVGGASYALYRYRLKGSKLALFANMTRADVLNASNWEYLGEDNTDGTGFVCSKDELNEGDIVAVMEMKAPAGYQRTANPAIVQVHANANPTLLADADGAVSLDKDGNLQWKETVVRIGIKKVDANGNAVVGAKMAVLDKDGKVIDTWTTTKDNLVHETDKLTAGETYTLRELQAPEGYEKAADVTFTAEAKDIKGTDEYVQSVTMIDQKSQPAKPGTPSKGTTVKPAQTVAQGVKTGDPTTIGGLVLMLAAAGAVLVLSAKHLKAMR, from the coding sequence CTGACGTTTACGAAGACCTTTGGCGGCGATGTAACCAAAGCAGATTTGAGTAATATCACCTTCACCATCACCGGACCTAAGGGCTTCACAACCCAAACGGTAAAATTGAGCGGCATGACCAAAGGCAATGACGGAAAATATACCTACACACTCGACAATTTGGAATGGGGAACGTACACAGTTAAAGAAACTAATTCTTCAGTGAATGGTTATACCTTAGACAAGACCTCCCATATCGAAGGTGGCGTCACCGTGGATGCGGCCCACCTGGAAGGTGATGCCAATACCATTAATTTGACTGACAACTACTCCCCGGTTCACCCGAGAGTGCAGCTGTTCAAAAACGAATTCTACAACGGCGATCTCACAGGCAACCCCGTCGGCGGCGCTTCATATGCCCTGTACCGGTACCGCTTGAAAGGATCGAAGTTAGCATTATTTGCCAACATGACCCGCGCCGACGTGCTGAACGCCAGCAACTGGGAATACCTCGGTGAAGACAATACCGACGGCACCGGTTTTGTGTGCTCGAAAGACGAATTGAATGAAGGCGATATCGTCGCGGTTATGGAAATGAAAGCGCCGGCGGGCTATCAGCGCACCGCCAATCCGGCAATCGTTCAGGTTCACGCCAATGCCAATCCGACACTGCTCGCCGATGCAGACGGCGCAGTCTCTCTCGATAAAGACGGCAATCTGCAGTGGAAAGAAACCGTCGTGCGCATCGGCATCAAGAAAGTTGACGCCAACGGCAACGCCGTCGTCGGCGCGAAGATGGCCGTCCTCGACAAAGACGGCAAAGTCATCGATACCTGGACCACGACCAAAGACAATCTGGTTCACGAAACCGACAAGCTCACCGCCGGCGAAACCTACACCCTCCGGGAACTCCAAGCGCCGGAAGGTTACGAAAAAGCCGCAGATGTCACCTTTACCGCAGAAGCGAAAGACATCAAAGGCACGGACGAATATGTCCAATCGGTCACAATGATCGACCAGAAGAGTCAGCCGGCGAAACCGGGCACCCCGTCCAAGGGCACAACCGTTAAACCAGCACAGACCGTCGCACAGGGCGTCAAGACCGGCGATCCGACCACGATTGGCGGACTGGTCCTTATGCTCGCGGCAGCAGGCGCAGTGCTCGTGCTCAGCGCGAAACATCTCAAAGCCATGCGTTAA
- a CDS encoding Cof-type HAD-IIB family hydrolase, with amino-acid sequence MNPKIAFFDIDGTLIDFDAPSLSPAVADALRRLRARGTKVFLASGRPPYLLPKVKGLAFDGALCFNGAYGFDRKGPLCSAPIAKTDIRRMAENSERMGVPVLLAGAETMGSNFYQKNLETYMSFAGHPNHVVDRETFQHLMADDIYQVMAGTRADQDAALLAGTAGVQPLRWWDWACDIVGKGSDKAVGAEKVLAAYDLPREACAAFGDGGNDKSLIAFAGIGIAMGNATDDVKACADYVTTPCSEDGVAAALAHFGWI; translated from the coding sequence ATGAACCCGAAAATTGCATTCTTTGATATTGACGGCACCCTGATCGATTTCGACGCGCCGAGCCTGAGCCCGGCCGTCGCTGACGCGCTGCGCCGCCTGCGCGCGAGAGGTACCAAGGTCTTTCTCGCCAGCGGCCGTCCGCCCTATCTCCTGCCGAAGGTGAAAGGCCTGGCTTTCGACGGCGCCCTGTGTTTCAACGGGGCCTATGGCTTCGACCGAAAGGGACCCCTTTGCTCTGCCCCCATCGCCAAGACCGACATCAGGCGAATGGCCGAAAACAGCGAACGCATGGGTGTGCCGGTGCTGTTGGCGGGCGCAGAAACCATGGGCAGTAATTTTTATCAGAAAAACCTCGAAACCTACATGTCCTTTGCCGGCCATCCGAACCATGTCGTCGATCGCGAGACTTTTCAGCACCTCATGGCCGATGACATCTACCAGGTCATGGCCGGGACGAGGGCCGACCAGGACGCCGCCCTGCTGGCTGGCACCGCAGGCGTCCAGCCTCTGCGCTGGTGGGACTGGGCCTGCGACATCGTCGGGAAGGGCAGCGATAAGGCGGTGGGGGCGGAAAAAGTCCTGGCCGCTTACGACTTGCCCCGGGAAGCCTGCGCCGCTTTCGGCGACGGCGGCAACGACAAAAGCCTAATCGCCTTCGCGGGCATCGGCATCGCTATGGGCAACGCGACCGATGATGTCAAGGCCTGCGCCGATTACGTGACGACGCCATGCTCGGAAGACGGGGTCGCCGCAGCCCTCGCCCATTTCGGCTGGATTTGA